From the Daphnia magna isolate NIES linkage group LG3, ASM2063170v1.1, whole genome shotgun sequence genome, one window contains:
- the LOC116918329 gene encoding cytochrome P450 2C15: MSLEMLDVILSVTGGFVLLVMMSLIRRKKVTNYHLPPGPKRNLVFGNLMDLIYSSMITGEPSLLKFAKWSFQYGPICYLRFFRQRVVVISDARVAQQLCAAQSDKFSTRPPGLFLSRVLKGKGIVFNDGPSWKEHRNFITHEFRKFGFGNQSIEHKIQYVVDEYLRQIAKTNGGAHDPHTNIATAIYNVIWTTISGERFSWDDPFLHKIIANLETNLQAVELTGPHNYVTLLSIWHLIWHNAFRLLCIVMKRMFYFKQLICKYKKHRKETATSDVDESMMYDYLVKMQGSKLNGQLTHFSESQLLWLVSDLFIAGGETTITSFRWVLLCLAKFPEVQQRLRHEIMENFGRDSSPSYSQRTQLPYLEAFIHETLRFSCSVPGMWRNTTQDAKYENYDIPKKTWVLLHFWAMSNNTALWHDVREFKPERFLNNDGTFCKNENFLAFSAGKRQCPGESLARTELFLFTVGVLQKFRVTLPAGQDIDVHAGQFGVTYTPPHHHLQFIPIEV; the protein is encoded by the exons ATGAGTTTAGAGATGCTTGACGTGATCTTAAGTGTTACCGGTGGTTTTGTTCTGCTGGTGATGATGAGCCTCATACGGCGAAAGAAAGTTACCAATTACCATTTACCACCCGGACCAAAGCGAAATCTTGTCTTTGGTAATCTAATGGATTTAATTTACTCTTCAATGATTACTGGTGAACCATCACTCCTCAAGTTTGCCAAATGGTCTTTTCAG TACGGACCAATTTGCTACTTGCGATTTTTCAGACAACGTGTCGTCGTCATTTCAGACGCTCGAGTAGCCCAACAATTATGTGCTGCGCAATCGGATAAGTTCAGTACTCGGCCACCAGGATTATTTTTGTCCCGAGTATTAAAGGGCAAAG GCATCGTGTTTAATGACGGGCCATCGTGGAAAGAACATCGTAATTTTATCACGCACGAATTTCGAAAGTTTGGATTTGGAAACCAATCAATCGAACATAAAATTCAATACGTGGTTGACGAATACCTTCGTCAGATCGCC AAAACCAATGGCGGGGCGCACGATCCGCATACGAATATCGCAACAGCCATTTATAACGTGATCTGGACGACCATTAGTGGAGAAAGATTCAGTTGGGACGATCCATTTCTGCATAAAATAATTGCCAATCTGGAAACTAATCTACAAGCGGTCGAACTGACAGGACCCCACAATTACGTAACTCTTCTCAG CATTTGGCATTTGATTTGGCACAATGCATTCCGATTGCTGTGCATCGTCATGAAGAGAATGTTTTACTTCAAACAATTAATTTGCAAGTACAAAAAGCATCGGAAAGAAACTGCAACTTCGGACGTGGACGAATCAATGATGTACGACTACTTGGTTAAGATGCAAGGATCGAAACTTAATGGCCAATTGACCCATTTTTCcg AATCGCAACTACTCTGGCTCGTATCCGATCTATTCATTGCTGGTGGTGAGACAACCATCACCAGTTTTCGCTGGGTCTTACTTTGTTTAGCGAAATTTCCGGAAGTCCAGCAGCGTTTGCGACACGAAATTATGGAGAACTTTGGTCGCGATTCATCGCCATC ATACTCACAGCGAACGCAGTTGCCTTACTTGGAGGCATTTATTCATGAGACGCTCCGATTTAGCTGTTCGGTTCCGGGCATGTGGCGCAATACAACGCAGGATGCAAAATACGAG AATTACGATATACCAAAGAAGACGTGGGTCTTACTCCACTTTTGGGCGATGAGTAACAACACTGCCCTTTGGCATGATGTTCGAGAATTCAAGCCAGAAAGATTCTTGAATAACGATGGAACGTTTtgcaaaaacgaaaatttccTCGCCTTTTCTGCGG GTAAGAGACAATGCCCGGGTGAATCTCTAGCAAGGACGGAACTCTTCCTGTTTACTGTTGGTGTCTTACAAAAGTTCAGAGTGACACTGCCTGCTGGCCAAGATATTGACGTGCATGCTGGGCAATTTGGGGTCACCTACACTCCACCCCATCATCATCTCCAGTTTATTCCGATTGAAGTGTAG
- the LOC116918328 gene encoding tripeptidyl-peptidase 2 has translation MLTAYRLTVLHEIVFFSPFFSHCYRIFGQAMTSYDTSFPRDDLLPKKETGAISYLNKFPSYNGQGTVIAIFDSGVDPRAPGLQVTSDGKQKIIDCFDGTGSGDVALVPAEVKNGVISGLSGRSLKIPDSWTNPSGEYWIGCKSLYQLYPTALRERMLKDFKENKWDPSHKKTLAETTKKLQAFELANPDPSGSEKATKEDYEMQIEMLNTLEKKFSNLGPCFDCVVFNDGQQWRACLDTSYSGRLSECKLMGIYRETFDVGTLSEEDQLSYSINVYPEDNILEIVSMCSSHGTHVASIASACFPDEPEKNGLAPGAQIVSIAIGDNRLGSMETGTSLVRAMNRVIEQTHYKVDVINMSYGEHAHWAHSGRLGELMSDVVNKYGIVWVVSGSNHGPALSTVGTPPAISTTSLIGVGAYVSPEMMAAEYSLREKLPGMPYTWSSRGPCMDGSMGISICAPGGAITSVPNFMLRGSQLMNGTSMAAPHVTGVVALLISGLKARRVPFSPFSIKRALEQTAVFLDGVEVFAQGHGLIQVDRAFDHLVAYQDQQERDVRFHVTIANSGPTMKGIYMRDMPTSKPKEFSISVEPFFLNCEERDADSKIKFNIQLSLACSASWVQIPKHFDLMYMVRGFSVRVDPTGLAVGVHYTSIKAYDSVCPEKGAVFEVPVTIVKPETVRNQVSYSKQHFTPGDIQRRFVHVPDGASWAVLTIHLENMEAEANNARFIVHAVQLVPELNCKAGMEFYKLIDLQEQSNTPLAFAVKGGRIMELCLTKWWASLGTVQISYSVSFRGVTSDKGSVVSMHAGQGILRLDLKASLATEEIAPVVTLKHQVQPFRPTEFKIVPLGCRDIILPGRQIYELQLNYGFNIAKATEVVPNCSLLSDTLYESEFESQLWMIFDSNKQFISAGDAYPGNYTAKLEKGDYTLRLHVRHEKKDFLEKLQDMPVLIGQKLASPITLDIYGTHNQALIQGKKLTSATIPKGTTVPIYISPLSSDKCSKTVGVGQYFSGTISYCKDEQGKKVGTYPFDYTLVESPKKTNGNKTEKESEKGKNAKEEMIESLRDLKITWLTKLGDSGATSAEMYEELKTDFPEHIPIYIARLQALESEKERNLKAIVETADLALKKINMSELLEFYGLKSDTRKDATKIKSRMDKNKTYLLEALCKKGLALCEMYQTEEKEDKSTTILEDIKNIFNDVAKFVEPSDLKVIKFSIHAALVQKHYGKALRWVYKQLEEKPTREVDEKMIELFAALKWSHCEECFGRAIPLKYPSAFRPF, from the exons ATGCTGACTGCTTATAGATTGACTGTGCTTCAcgaaattgttttcttctccccttttttttctcattgttATCGCATTTTTGGGCAAGCTATGACATCCTATGATACTTCGTTTCCTCGTGATGATCTTTTGCCCAAAAAAGAGACAGGAGCCATATCTTACCTGAACAAGTTTCCGTCTTACAATGGTCAGGGAACTGTCATTGCAATATTCGATTCCGGCGTGGATCCCAGAGCACCTGGTCTACAa GTTACAAGtgatggaaaacaaaaaattattgattgTTTTGATGGTACTGGATCTGGTGATGTTGCTTTGGTCCCAGCTGAAGTTAAGAATGGTGTTATCTCAGGTCTTAGTGGGAGATCATTAAAG attcCAGATTCCTGGACAAATCCGAGTGGGGAATATTGGATTG GTTGCAAAAGTCTGTATCAGCTTTATCCAACAGCTCTCAGGGAAAGAATGCTTAAAGATTTCAAGGAAAACAAGTGGGATccttcacacaaaaaaacacttGCGGAGACAACAAAGAAACTCCAAGCATTTGAGTTAGCTAATCCAGATCCTTCAGGGTCAGAGAAAGCCACCAAAGAAGATTATGAAATGCAGATTGAAATGCTAAACACtttggaaaagaaatttaGCAACCTAGGTCCATGCTTTGACTGTGTTGTTTTCAATGATGGCCAACAATGGAG AGCGTGCCTGGATACATCTTATTCCGGCAGATTGTCAGAATGTAAGCTTATGGGTATTTATCGCGAGACATTTGATGTAGGCACCTTATCTGAGGAAGACCAGCTGTCTTACTCCATTAACGTTTATCCAGAGGACAACATACTGGAAATCGTCTCGATGTGTT CTAGCCATGGAACTCATGTTGCTTCAATAGCGTCTGCTTGTTTTCCGGACGAGCCGGAGAAAAACGGCTTGGCTCCTGGCGCCCAAATTGTATCCATTGCTATCGGTGACAATCGACTAGGGTCCATGGAGACGGGAACATCTTTAGTCCGTGCCATGAATAGAGTAATTGAACAGACGCACTATAAGGTGGATGTAATCAATATGAGCTATGGCGAACATGCTCATTGGGCCCATTCAGG TCGATTAGGCGAGCTTATGTCAGACGTGGTCAATAAGTATGGAATAGTATGGGTTGTTTCCGGAAGCAACCATGGCCCGGCTTTATCAACTGTAGGAACACCCCCAGCTATTTCCACCACTAGCTTAATTG GTGTTGGAGCTTACGTCAGCCCTGAAATGATGGCAGCAGAATATTCGCTACGAGAAAAGCTGCCAGGCATGCCTTATACTTGGTCATCCAGAG GTCCGTGCATGGATGGAAGTATGGGTATTTCTATATGCGCCCCGGGTGGTGCTATAACGTCGGTTCCTAACTTTATGTTGAGAGGCTCTCAACTGATGAACGGCACTTCCATGGCAGCACCTCACGTCACGGGAGTTGTCG CTCTACTGATTTCTGGATTAAAAGCCAGGAGAGTACCTTTTTCTCCATTTAGTATAAAACGAGCTTTAGAACAAACAGCTGTCTTTCTAGACGGCGTCGAAGTGTTTGCTCAAGGTCATGGGTTAATCCAAGTGGATCGTGCTTTTGACCATCTTGTAGCCTATCAAGATCAACAGGAGCGTGACGTTCGCTTTCATGTAACTATAGCGAATTCCGGCCCCACGATGAAAGGGATCTATATGAGAGATATGCCCACGTCGAAACCCAAAGAGTTTTCCATTTCAGTGGAGCCCTTTTTTCTCAACTGTGAAGAGCGAGACGCTGACTCCAAAATTAAATTCAACATCCAACTGTCTCTGGCGTGTAGTGCCTCCTGGGTTCAGATACCCAAACACTTCGACCTGATGTACATGGTACGGGGTTTCTCTGTCAGAGTAGATCCCACAGGATTAGCAGTCGGAGTTCATTACACTAG TATCAAGGCGTACGACTCGGTTTGTCCTGAAAAAGGCGCTGTGTTTGAAGTGCCAGTCACAATAGTCAAACCAGAAACTGTTCGCAATCAAGTTTCATACAGCAAACAACATTTTACTCCTGGGGATATTCAACGTCGTTTCGTCCACGTTCCAGATGGTGCTTCTTGGGCGG TTCTCACGATTCATCTTGAGAATATGGAGGCTGAAGCAAACAATGCAAGATTTATAGTGCACGCCGTTCAACTCGTTCCTGAATTGAATTGTAAAGCCGGAATGGAATTCTATAAACTGATAGATCTTCAAGAGCAGTCTAACACTCCTTTAGCGTTTGCAGTGAAG GGCGGACGAATCATGGAACTGTGTTTAACAAAATGGTGGGCTAGCCTGGGAACAGTTCAAATTTCCTATTCGGTCTCATTCCGGGGCGTCACAAGTGACAAAGGTAGTGTTGTGTCGATGCACGCCGGTCAAGGAATTTTGAGATTAGATCTTAAAGCTAGTTTAGCTACTGAAGAAATCGCTCCAGTTGTTACTCTAAAGCATCAAGTACAACCTTTTAG acCAACGGAGTTCAAAATTGTACCTCTTGGCTGTCGCGATATCATTCTCCCTGGAAGGCAAATCTATGAATTACAATTGAACTATGGCTTTAATATTGCTAAAGCAACTGAAGTTGTTCCCAACTG ctCTCTGCTGAGTGACACGCTATACGAATCCGAATTTGAGTCACAGCTCTGGATGATATTTGATTCAAACAAGCAATTCATAAGCGCAGGTGACGCTTATCCTGGCAAC TACACTGCCAAGCTGGAAAAGGGTGACTACACACTACGACTTCATGTCCGTCACGAAAAGAAGGATTTTCTTGAGAAACTTCAA gATATGCCGGTATTGATTGGCCAGAAATTAGCATCGCCAATAACATTGGACATATATGGCACGCATAACCAAGCACTGATTCAAGGAAAGAAGCTGACGTCTGCTACTATCCCTAAAGGGACCACAGTCCCTATTTATATCTCGCCATTGAGCTCGGACAA aTGTTCCAAGACAGTTGGTGTTGGCCAGTACTTTTCAGGGACTATTTCGTACTGCAAAGATGAACAAGGGAAAAAAGTG GGGACGTATCCTTTCGATTATACTCTTGTTGAATCGCCTAAAAAAACGAATGGAAATAAAACCGAAAAAGAgagtgaaaaagggaaaaatgcTAAAGAGGAAATGATTGAATCCCTCCGAGATCTCAAAATTACGTGGCTTACCAAACTTG GCGATTCAGGAGCCACAAGTGCAGAAATGTATGAAGAATTAAAAACAGATTTTCCGGAACATATTCCTATTTACATAGCGCGCTTACAAGCCCTGGAGTCTGAGAAGGAGCGAAACCTGAAGGCTATCGTAGAGACTGCGGATCTTGCTCTAAAGAAGATCAATATGTCAGAGCTACTCGAATTCTATGGCTTGAAATCAGATACTAGAAAAGATGCAACTAAAATCAAAAG CCGCAtggataaaaataaaacgtacTTGTTGGAGGCTTTATGTAAAAAGGGTCTTGCCTTGTGTGAAATGTACcaaacggaagaaaaagaggacaaGTCGACAACAATTCTTGAAGatataaaaaatatctttaacGACGTTGCTAAGTTTGTTGAACCATCTGATCTAAAG GTtataaaattttcaatccacGCTGCGCTAGTGCAAAAACATTATGGAAAAGCCTTGCGTTGGGTTTACAAGCAACTGGAAGAAAAACCAACTCGCGAAGTTGACGAGAAAATGATCGAATTATTTGCTGCGCTTAAGTGGTCGCATTGTGAAGAGTGCTTTGGTAGAGCAATTCCGCTTAAATATCCATCAGCTTTTCGCCCGTTTTGA